The following are encoded together in the Anopheles nili chromosome 3, idAnoNiliSN_F5_01, whole genome shotgun sequence genome:
- the LOC128725076 gene encoding gamma-soluble NSF attachment protein, translating into MSSKIEEAQEHIRQAEKCLKTSLLKWRPDYDNAAEEYNKAATCFRNAKSLDQCRECLMKSSDCHRQNRALFHAAKCLDQAILICKEMNNFGEIRKLAERSCNLYQQHGSPESGATVLDKAAKILEQSHPEDALQLYKQAVDVVTIEDSTRQGAEYASKVARIMVKLGMYDQAADAIRREIGLHQQVGSDGAIGRLAVALVLVQLARGDYVAAEKAFKEWGNCCDVAEVQTLESLLQAYDDEDPELAQRALSSPFIRHMDVEYARLARDLPLPKGVAIAPKANVIENAAASYISPNSGGSGDQTDKAPKAPAGAAALDEDEGGLC; encoded by the exons ATGTCAAGCAAAATCGAAGAAGCTCAGGAACACATTCGCCAAGCAGAGAAGTG CTTGAAGACTTCCCTCCTCAAATGGAGACCAGATTATGATAACGCAGCCGAAGAATACAATAAAGCAG CGACCTGCTTTCGGAACGCGAAGTCGCTCGATCAATGTCGCGAGTGTCTGATGAAATCGTCCGACTGCCATCGCCAGAATCGGGCTTTGTTTCACGCGGCCAAGTGTCTCGACCAGGCCATATTGATCTGCAAAGAGATGAACAATTTCGGCGAAATTCGGAAGCTTGCTGAGAGGTCGTGCAATCTATACCAGCAACACGGCTCCCCTGAATCTGGCGCGACTGTGCTGGATAAGGCGGCGAAGATACTTGAACAGTCCCACCCTGAAGACGCTTTGCAGCTTTACAAACAAGCGGTGGATGTTGTAACG ATTGAAGATTCGACCCGCCAGGGAGCGGAATATGCTAGCAAGGTCGCTCGAATCATGGTTAAGTTGGGAATGTACGATCAAGCAGCGGACGCTATACGACGAGAGATTGGACTTCACCAGCAGGTCGGCTCAGACGGCGCAATCGGAAGGCTGGCAGTTGCACTTGTACTGGTACAGCTCGCCCGCGGAGATTACGTAGCGGCTGAAAAAGCTTTCAAGGAATGGGGCAATTGTTGCGACGTGGCAGAAGTGCAGACATTGGAATCTTTGTTGCAG GCATATGACGACGAAGATCCGGAATTGGCACAGCGAGCTCTGTCGTCACCCTTCATTCGACATATGGATGTCGAGTATGCTAGGCTGGCACGGGACTTACCATTGCCCAAGGGAGTGGCCATTGCACCGAAAGCCAACGTCATTGAAAATGCAGCAGCTTCGTATATTTCTCCGAACAGTGGTGGCTCGGGAGAC CAAACCGACAAGGCTCCAAAAGCTCCGGCTGGTGCTGCAGCTCTCGACGAGGATGAAGGTGGCCTATGTTAG
- the LOC128726325 gene encoding transitional endoplasmic reticulum ATPase TER94 has protein sequence MADGKNEDLATAILKRKDRPNRLIVDEATNDDNSVISLSQAKMDELELFRGDTVLLKGKRRKETVCIVLSDENCPDEKIRMNRVVRNNLRVWLGDVVMIQSCPDVKYGKKVEILPIDDTVEGLTGNLFDVYLKPYFLEAYRPIHRDDTFIVRGGMRAVEFKVVAVEPENYCIVAPETVIFCEGNPIKREEEEETLNAVGYDDIGGCRKQLAQIKEMVELPLRHPSLFKAIGVKPPRGILMYGPPGTGKTLIARAVANETGAFFFLINGPEIMSKLAGESESNLRKAFEEAEKKSPAIIFIDEIDAIAPKREKTHGEVERRIVSQLLTLMDGMKKSSHVIVMAATNRPNSIDPALRRFGRFDREIDIGIPDATGRLEVLRIHTKNMKMADDVDLEQIAAESHGHVGADLASLCSEAALQQIREKMDLIDLEDDQIDAEVLNSLAVSMENFRYAMTKSSPSALRETVVEVPNTTWTDIGGLENVKRELQELVQYPVEHPDKFLKFGMQPSRGVLFYGPPGCGKTLLAKAIANECQANFISVKGPELLTMWFGESEANVRDIFDKARSASPCVLFFDELDSIAKSRGGNVGDAGGAADRVINQILTEMDGMGAKKNVFIIGATNRPDIIDPAILRPGRLDQLIYIPLPDEKSREAILRANLRKSPVSDDVDLNYVAKVTQGFSGADLTEICQRACKLAIRQAIEAEIRRERDRAANQNSAMDMDEEDPVPEITRDHFEEAMKFARRSVSDNDIRKYEMFAQTLQQSRGFGTNFRFPSGQGSSSTQGQSSSQPTSNNPGDNGDDDLYS, from the exons ATGGCCGACGGCAAGAA CGAGGATTTGGCAACTGCCATTCTGAAGCGCAAGGATCGCCCAAACCGTCTGATCGTCGATGAAGCCACCAACGATGATAACTCGGTCATTTCGTTGTCGCAG GCAAAAATGGATGAACTCGAGCTATTTCGTGGTGACACGGTGTTATTGAAAGGTAAACGTCGAAAGGAAACCGTTTGCATCGTCCTGTCGGATGAGAACTGCCCGGACGAGAAGATCCGCATGAACAGAGTAGTGCGTAACAACCTGCGTGTGTGGTTAGGAGACGTGGTGATGATACAGTCATGTCCGGATGTAAAGTATGGCAAGAAGGTAGAGATCCTGCCCATCGACGACACGGTCGAGGGATTAACTGGCAACCTATTCGACGTGTACCTCAAGCCGTACTTCCTCGAAGCGTACCGCCCGATCCATAGGGATGACACGTTCATCGTGCGAGGCGGTATGCGAGCGGTGGAGTTCAAGGTGGTCGCTGTAGAACCCGAGAATTATTGCATCGTTGCCCCGGAGACGGTGATTTTCTGTGAAGGAAACCCGATCAAGCgtgaagaagaggaagagacACTTAACGCGGTCGGTTACGATGATATCGGTGGCTGCCGCAAACAGCTAGCACAGATCAAGGAGATGGTGGAGCTACCACTACGCCACCCGTCGTTGTTTAAGGCGATTGGTGTAAAACCACCCCGGGGAATTCTCATGTACGGTCCACCCGGTACGGGCAAGACGCTGATTGCTCGTGCTGTCGCAAACGAGACGGGTGCATTCTTCTTCCTTATTAACGGTCCGGAGATCATGTCCAAATTGGCGGGCGAATCGGAATCGAATCTGCGCAAGGCGTTCGAAGAAGCCGAAAAGAAATCACCCGCTATCATTTTCATCGACGAGATTGATGCCATCGCACccaagcgagagaaaacgcACGGTGAAGTCGAGCGTCGTATCGTCTCGCAGCTGCTCACGCTGATGGACGGTATGAAGAAAAGCTCGCACGTGATCGTTATGGCTGCGACAAATCGCCCGAACTCCATCGATCCTGCCCTGCGTCGTTTTGGTCGTTTCGACCGTGAGATCGACATTGGCATCCCGGATGCGACGGGTCGTCTTGAGGTGCTGCGCATCCACacgaaaaacatgaaaatggcGGACGATGTTGATCTGGAGCAAATTGCGGCGGAATCGCATGGACATGTAGGTGCCGATCTGGCATCGCTGTGTTCCGAGGCCGCCCTGCAACAGATCCGTGAGAAGATGGATCTGATCGACCTTGAGGATGATCAGATCGACGCGGAGGTGCTCAACTCGTTGGCCGTCTCGATGGAGAACTTCCGGTATGCGATGACCAAGTCCAGCCCGTCGGCGCTGCGCGAAACCGTGGTCGAAGTGCCCAACACGACTTGGACCGACATAGGCGGTCTGGAAAATGTGAAGCGCGAACTGCAGGAACTAGTACAGTATCCGGTGGAGCATCCGGATAAATTCCTCAAGTTCGGTATGCAACCGTCCCGTGGTGTCCTGTTTTATGGCCCGCCTGGGTGCGGTAAAACGCTGCTCGCCAAAGCTATCGCCAACGAGTGCCAGGCGAATTTCATTTCGGTTAAGGGTCCGGAACTGCTGACAATGTGGTTCGGTGAATCTGAAGCGAACGTCCGTGACATCTTCGACAAGGCACGTTCCGCCTCACCCTGTGTGCTATTCTTCGATGAGCTGGACAGTATCGCTAAGTCGCGCGGTGGCAACGTTGGTGATGCCGGCGGTGCAGCCGATCGTGTCATTAACCAGATCCTCACTGAGATGGATGGCATGGGGGCGAAGAAGAACGTGTTCATCATCGGAGCCACCAATCGACCAGACATCATCGATCCGGCTATTCTGCGTCCGGGCCGTCTTGATCAGCTGATCTACATTCCGTTACCGGATGAGAAATCGCGTGAGGCGATTCTGCGCGCGAACCTCCGCAAGAGTCCGGTGTCCGACGATGTTGATCTGAACTACGTGGCCAAGGTGACGCAGGGGTTTTCGGGTGCTGATCTGACTGAGATATGCCAGCGTGCCTGTAAGCTAGCCATTCGCCAGGCCATCGAAGCGGAAATTCGTCGCGAACGAGATCGTGCGGCCAATCAGAACTCGGCAATGGAC ATGGACGAAGAAGACCCGGTGCCGGAGATTACTCGTGATCATTTCGAAGAAGCGATGAAGTTCGCTCGCCGCTCCGTGTCCGACAATGACATTCGCAAGTACGAAATGTTTGCCCAAACGCTGCAGCAATCTCGTGGCTTCGGAACCAATTTCCG GTTCCCTTCGGGACAGGGCAGCTCAAGCACGCAGGGTCAGAGTTCGTCGCAACCGACGAGCAATAACCCGGGCGACAACGGTGATGACGATCTCTACAGTTAG
- the LOC128726326 gene encoding pleiotropic regulator 1, which yields MEEVQRHSVHTLVFRSLKRTHDFFVANQSLLPEIDENLEKTKFNIKARDTYGLVFDRTAKAKALSAKRGDADRTEAKDTVLALTAGEHEDNAVDSGNAQMALVPAVIPTSSQNTSNAVQILPKKAPTIPKPKWHAPWKLCRVISGHLGWVRCVAVEPGNEWFATGAADRVIKIWDLASGKLKLSLTGHVSTVRALSVSPRHPYLFSCGEDRQVKCWDLEYNKVIRHYHGHLSAVYTMSLHPTIDVLVTAGRDSTARVWDMRTKANIHTLTGHTNTVASVVTQAANPQIITGSHDSTVRLWDLAAGKSMCTLTNHKKSVRAIVLHPSLYMFASASPDNIKQWRCPEGNFIQNLGGHNSIVNCMAVNPEGVLVSGGDNGTMFFWDWRTGYNYQRFQAAVQPGSMDSEAGIFSMTFDQSGSRLITTEADKTIKIYKEDDEATEESHPINWRPEIIKRRKY from the exons ATGGAAGAAGTTCAACGTCACTCTGTGCACACTTTGGTGTTCCGCTCATTGAAGCGTACCCATGACTTTTTCGTCGCTAATCAATCGCTATTACCCGAAATAGATGAAAATTT AGAAAAGACGAAATTCAACATCAAAGCTCGGGATACCTATGGATTAGTTTTTGATCGCACTGCCAAAGCGAAAGCACTATCCGCCAAGAGGGGAGATGCTGACCGAACGGAGGCAAAGGATACCG TGTTGGCTTTAACTGCTGGTGAGCATGAGGATAATGCAGTGGATAGTGGTAATGCTCAAATGGCACTGGTGCCAGCAGTAATACCAACCAGTTCCCAGAATACTTCCAATGCGGTGCAAATACTTCCGAAGAAAGCGCCAACCATACCTAAACCAAAATGGCATGCCCCATGGAAGCTTTGTCGTGTCATTTCCGGCCATCTTGGATGGGTACGATGCGTGGCAGTGGAGCCAGGCAACGAGTGGTTTGCAACCGGGGCTGCTGATCGAGTCATCAAAATTTGGGATTTAGCCAGCGGCAAACTGAAGCTCTCTCTCACCGGGCACGTAAGCACTGTACGGGCTCTTTCGGTGAGCCCGCGCCATCCTTACTTGTTTAGCTGCGGAGAAGACCGTCAGGTGAAGTGCTGGGATTTGGAGTACAATAAGGTGATACGGCACTACCACGGGCATCTGTCGGCCGTATACACGATGTCGCTGCATCCAACTATCGACGTGCTCGTGACGGCCGGGCGAGATTCTACGGCTCGCGTTTGGGATATGCGCACGAAAGCCAACATTCACACCTTGACAGGCCATACAAACACGGTCGCGAGTGTGGTTACCCAAGCAGCCAACCCCCAGATTATAACTGGAAGCCATGATTCGACCGTAAGGCTGTGGGATCTGGCCGCAGGTAAAAGCATGTGCACACTAACTAATCACAAGAAAAGTGTCCGTGCAATTGTACTACATCCTTCCCTGTACATGTTCGCGTCTGCCTCGCCGGATAACATAAAGCAGTGGCGGTGCCCTGAAGGCAACTTCATACAGAATCTCGGTGGACACAACTCGATCGTGAATTGTATGGCCGTGAACCCGGAAGGCGTGCTGGTGTCTGGGGGTGACAACGGCACGATGTTTTTCTGGGACTGGCGAACAGGGTACAATTACCAGCGCTTCCAGGCAGCGGTGCAGCCGGGTTCGATGGACAGCGAGGCGGGTATATTTTCGATGACGTTCGATCAGTCTGGATCCCGATTGATAACTACAGAGGCCGATAAAACTATCAAGATTTATAAGGAGGATGATGAGGCAACGGAGGAATCGCATCCCATCAATTGGCGACCAGAAATCATTAAACGCAGAAAgtattaa